From one Anopheles cruzii chromosome 3, idAnoCruzAS_RS32_06, whole genome shotgun sequence genomic stretch:
- the LOC128274202 gene encoding uncharacterized protein C15orf61 homolog, which produces MRVPLLNAIGKPKASEVLTSYLKQCNEPSWTSFFIWQNDVLNDQFGRSHFNWTLDTGTNYHILRTGCFPYIKYHCTKRPIQDLRIEDYFFRCIKVANLGLAQLCYGLAAVFLIRHVQHVDMGSYGRVPLYFLYEEDTGSRY; this is translated from the exons ATGCGGGTTCCTCTGCTGAACGCCATCGGCAAGCCGAAAGCTTCCGAGGTGCTGACGAGTTATTTAAAACAATGCAACGAGCCATCTTGGACGTCCTTCTTCATATGG CAAAACGACGTGCTAAATGATCAGTTCGGTAGATCGCACTTCAACTGGACCCTCGATACCGGTACCAACTATCACATCCTGCGAACCGGATGTTTTCCCTACATAAAGTACCACTGCACCAAGCGCCCCATCCAGGATCTGCGCATCGAGGATTACTTTTTTCGCTGCATCAAGGTAGCAAATCTGGGTTTAGCGCAGCTCTGTTACGGGCTGGCAGCCGTATTTCTCATCCGCCACGTGCAGCATGTCGATATGGGTAGCTACGGACGAGTGCCTCTTTACTTTCTCTACGAGGAAGACACAGGATCACGGTACTGA